One window of the Shimwellia blattae DSM 4481 = NBRC 105725 genome contains the following:
- a CDS encoding OsmC family protein translates to MQARVKWVESLTFLGESASGHQVLMDGNSGDKAPSPMEMLLMAAGGCSAIDVVSILQKGRQDVSDCEVKLTSERREEAPRLFTHINLHFVVTGHELKDSAVARAVELSAEKYCSVSLMLGKAVNITHSYEVVEK, encoded by the coding sequence ATGCAAGCAAGAGTTAAATGGGTTGAGAGCCTGACATTCCTCGGGGAGTCCGCTTCCGGGCATCAGGTTTTGATGGATGGCAACTCCGGCGATAAAGCGCCAAGCCCGATGGAGATGCTGTTAATGGCCGCCGGTGGCTGTAGCGCCATTGACGTGGTGTCTATTTTGCAAAAGGGCCGCCAGGATGTGAGCGACTGCGAAGTGAAGCTGACTTCGGAGCGCCGTGAAGAGGCACCGCGCCTGTTTACGCATATTAATCTGCATTTCGTGGTGACCGGCCATGAACTGAAAGACAGCGCAGTGGCGCGCGCGGTGGAGCTGTCTGCGGAGAAGTATTGCTCAGTCTCGCTGATGCTGGGTAAAGCGGTAAATATTACCCACTCCTACGAAGTGGTTGAGAAGTAA
- a CDS encoding hydrolase, with product MDKTCPTTLTFADPAADFVPMPGLSNPHLQTMLPRLLRRRLQFRPHWQRLDMPDGDFIDLAWSEDPEQARHKPRLVVFHGLEGSLHSPYAHGLIHAAQQAGWLGVVMHFRGCSGIPNRAERIYHSGETEDGSYFLEWMAQRYGEVPTAAVGYSLGGNMLACLMARQGRDCRLDAGVIVSAPLMLEQCCYHMEKGFSRFYQRYLLNLLKANASRKLKAYPGSLPIPLSRLRKVRRIKEFDDLITSKIHGFADALDYYRQCSAMPLLPNITRPLLMIHAKDDPFMDHHVIPDPSGLPANIEYQLTEHGGHVGFISGSWRQPEMWLEKRIPAWLHTYLDKPSC from the coding sequence ATGGATAAAACCTGCCCGACAACGCTAACATTCGCCGACCCCGCAGCGGACTTTGTCCCCATGCCGGGGCTGAGTAACCCGCATCTGCAAACCATGCTGCCCCGCCTGTTACGCCGGCGCTTACAGTTTCGTCCCCACTGGCAACGTCTCGACATGCCGGACGGGGACTTTATCGACCTCGCCTGGAGTGAAGACCCGGAACAGGCCCGCCATAAACCGCGCCTGGTGGTATTTCACGGCCTGGAAGGCAGCCTGCACAGCCCCTATGCCCACGGGCTTATCCATGCGGCACAGCAGGCAGGCTGGCTGGGTGTCGTGATGCATTTTCGCGGCTGTAGCGGCATCCCCAACCGCGCAGAGCGCATCTACCACTCCGGCGAAACGGAAGACGGCAGCTACTTTCTGGAGTGGATGGCGCAGCGCTACGGGGAGGTGCCCACCGCGGCGGTGGGTTATTCACTGGGGGGCAATATGCTGGCCTGCCTGATGGCGCGCCAGGGCCGTGACTGCCGGCTGGATGCCGGGGTGATTGTCTCCGCCCCGCTGATGCTGGAGCAGTGCTGCTACCATATGGAAAAAGGCTTTTCACGCTTCTACCAGCGCTACCTGCTCAACCTGCTCAAAGCCAATGCCTCGCGCAAGCTGAAAGCCTACCCGGGCTCGCTGCCTATTCCCCTTTCGCGGCTGCGCAAAGTGCGGCGCATCAAAGAGTTTGATGACCTGATCACCTCGAAAATTCACGGCTTTGCCGATGCGCTGGACTACTACCGCCAGTGCAGCGCCATGCCGTTACTGCCCAATATCACCCGGCCACTGCTGATGATCCACGCCAAAGACGATCCCTTTATGGACCACCACGTGATCCCGGATCCGTCCGGATTACCGGCAAATATTGAATACCAGCTCACAGAACATGGCGGCCATGTAGGGTTCATTAGCGGTAGCTGGCGTCAGCCGGAGATGTGGCTGGAAAAACGCATTCCGGCCTGGTTACACACTTATCTGGACAAACCCTCATGCTAA
- a CDS encoding YheU family protein: MLIPWQQLDPDTLENLLESFVLREGTDYGEQERSLAQKVADVRRQLESGEAVLVWSELHETINIMPRSQFRG, encoded by the coding sequence ATGCTAATTCCCTGGCAGCAGCTGGATCCCGACACCCTGGAGAATCTTCTCGAATCCTTTGTATTACGGGAAGGGACCGATTATGGTGAACAGGAGCGTTCCCTCGCGCAAAAAGTCGCCGATGTCAGGCGCCAGCTGGAAAGCGGCGAAGCGGTGCTGGTCTGGTCTGAACTGCATGAAACCATTAATATAATGCCCCGCTCACAGTTCCGGGGATAG
- a CDS encoding phosphoribulokinase, with product MSAKHPVIAVTGSSGAGTTTTSLAFRKIFSQLGLRAAEIEGDSFHRYTRPEMDMAIRKARDLGRHISYFGPEANDFSLLEQTFTEYGQHGRGKFRKYLHTYDEAVPWNQTPGTFTPWQPIAEPTDVLFYEGLHGGVVTDSNDVARHVDLLVGVVPIVNLEWIQKLIRDTSERGHSREAVMESVVRSMEDYINYITPQFSRTHINFQRVPTVDTSNPFAAKGIPSLDESFVVIHFRNLENIDYPWLLAMLQGSFISHINTLVVPGGKMGLAMELIMLPLVQRIMEGKKITDGGLQRPEIR from the coding sequence ATGTCTGCGAAACACCCGGTTATTGCCGTTACCGGTTCCAGTGGTGCCGGTACTACCACCACAAGCCTGGCCTTCAGGAAAATTTTCTCCCAGCTTGGCCTGCGCGCGGCAGAAATTGAAGGGGACAGTTTCCATCGCTATACCCGCCCGGAAATGGATATGGCAATCCGCAAGGCCCGGGATCTCGGGCGCCATATCAGCTACTTCGGCCCGGAGGCGAACGATTTCAGCCTGCTGGAGCAGACCTTCACCGAATATGGCCAGCACGGGCGCGGTAAATTTCGCAAATACCTCCACACCTATGATGAAGCGGTCCCCTGGAACCAGACCCCGGGCACCTTCACCCCCTGGCAGCCCATTGCCGAACCCACCGACGTGCTCTTTTATGAAGGGCTCCACGGCGGCGTGGTGACCGACAGCAACGACGTAGCCCGCCATGTGGATTTACTGGTGGGGGTGGTGCCGATTGTGAACCTGGAATGGATCCAGAAACTTATCCGCGACACCAGCGAGCGGGGGCACTCCCGGGAGGCGGTGATGGAGTCGGTGGTGCGCTCCATGGAGGACTATATCAACTACATCACCCCGCAGTTTTCCCGCACCCATATTAATTTCCAGCGGGTGCCAACGGTGGATACCTCCAACCCCTTTGCCGCAAAGGGTATCCCCTCGCTGGATGAAAGTTTCGTGGTTATCCACTTCCGCAACCTGGAGAATATCGATTACCCCTGGCTGCTGGCCATGTTGCAGGGCTCGTTTATTTCGCATATCAACACCCTGGTGGTGCCTGGCGGCAAGATGGGGCTGGCAATGGAGCTGATTATGCTGCCGCTGGTGCAGCGCATTATGGAAGGGAAGAAAATTACCGACGGCGGGCTACAGCGCCCGGAGATTCGCTAA
- the crp gene encoding cAMP-activated global transcriptional regulator CRP → MVLGKPQTDPTLEWFLSHCHIHKYPSKSTLIHQGEKAETLYYIVKGSVAVLIKDEEGKEMILSYLNQGDFIGELGLFEEGQERSAWVRAKTACEVAEISYKKFRQLIQVNPDILMRLSSQMARRLQVTSEKVGNLAFLDVTGRIAQTLLNLAKQPDAMTHPDGMQIKITRQEIGQIVGCSRETVGRILKMLEDQNLISAHGKTIVVYGTR, encoded by the coding sequence ATGGTGCTTGGCAAACCGCAAACCGACCCGACTCTCGAATGGTTTTTGTCCCATTGCCACATTCATAAGTATCCATCGAAGAGTACGCTGATTCATCAGGGCGAAAAGGCGGAAACCCTGTATTACATTGTCAAAGGCTCCGTTGCCGTTCTGATCAAAGATGAAGAAGGCAAAGAGATGATCCTGTCCTACCTGAACCAGGGCGATTTTATCGGCGAACTGGGTCTGTTTGAAGAAGGTCAGGAACGTAGTGCCTGGGTACGCGCCAAAACAGCCTGTGAAGTTGCTGAAATTTCCTATAAGAAATTCCGCCAGCTGATTCAGGTTAACCCGGATATCCTGATGCGCCTCTCTTCACAGATGGCCCGCCGTCTGCAGGTCACCTCAGAAAAAGTGGGTAACCTGGCCTTCCTGGATGTGACCGGTCGTATCGCACAGACCTTACTGAACCTGGCTAAACAGCCGGATGCCATGACCCACCCGGATGGTATGCAGATCAAAATTACCCGTCAGGAAATTGGCCAGATTGTCGGCTGCTCCCGCGAGACCGTAGGCCGCATCCTGAAGATGCTTGAAGATCAGAACCTGATCTCTGCCCACGGTAAAACCATCGTCGTTTACGGGACCCGTTAA
- the argD gene encoding bifunctional acetylornithine/succinyldiaminopimelate transaminase yields MATEQSAITRATFDEVILPIYAPAEFIPVKGQGSRVWDQAGKEYIDFAGGIAVTALGHCHPALVAALIDQGQTLWHTSNVFTNEPALTLGKKLTGATFAERVVFLNSGTEANETAFKLARYYASTRHSPYKTKIIAFHHAFHGRSLFTVSVGGQPKYSDGFGPKPADIVHVPFNDLAAVKAVIDDHTCAVVVEPVQGEGGVCAATPAFLQGLRDLCDEYQALLVFDEVQCGMGRCGELFAYMHYGVTPDILTSAKAIGGGFPVSAMLTTEEIASAFHVGSHGSTYGGNPLACAVANAAFDIINTPEVLGGVHHKRDLMVKHLHRIDEQYDVFSDIRGMGLLIGAGLKPTFRGKARDILYAAAEAGVMVLNAGPDVMRFTPALNIDDRDIDDGMARFADAVARVAQGL; encoded by the coding sequence ATGGCAACTGAACAATCAGCAATTACCCGCGCTACTTTTGATGAAGTTATTCTGCCGATTTATGCGCCGGCAGAATTTATTCCGGTAAAAGGCCAGGGAAGCCGGGTGTGGGATCAGGCCGGGAAAGAGTATATCGATTTTGCCGGGGGGATCGCGGTGACCGCGCTGGGGCATTGCCACCCGGCGCTGGTGGCGGCGCTGATCGACCAGGGGCAGACCTTATGGCACACCAGCAATGTCTTCACCAATGAGCCTGCCCTCACTCTGGGCAAAAAACTCACCGGGGCCACCTTCGCCGAGCGCGTGGTGTTCCTGAACTCCGGGACAGAGGCGAACGAAACCGCGTTTAAACTGGCCCGCTACTACGCAAGCACCCGCCACAGCCCGTACAAAACCAAAATTATCGCTTTTCACCACGCCTTCCATGGCCGCTCACTGTTTACCGTGTCGGTTGGTGGCCAGCCTAAGTATTCCGATGGCTTCGGGCCGAAACCGGCCGATATTGTCCATGTGCCGTTTAATGATTTAGCCGCCGTGAAAGCGGTCATCGATGATCATACCTGTGCCGTTGTGGTGGAGCCTGTCCAGGGGGAGGGCGGGGTCTGCGCGGCAACGCCGGCGTTTTTGCAGGGGCTGCGTGACCTGTGCGACGAGTACCAGGCCCTGCTGGTCTTTGATGAGGTGCAGTGCGGCATGGGCCGCTGCGGCGAGCTGTTTGCTTATATGCACTACGGGGTGACCCCGGACATTCTGACCAGCGCCAAAGCGATTGGCGGCGGCTTCCCGGTGAGCGCCATGCTGACCACCGAAGAGATAGCCTCTGCCTTCCATGTGGGCTCGCACGGCTCCACTTACGGGGGCAACCCGCTGGCCTGTGCGGTGGCGAATGCGGCATTTGATATTATCAACACGCCTGAGGTGCTGGGCGGTGTTCACCATAAACGGGATCTGATGGTGAAGCATCTGCACCGTATCGACGAGCAGTACGATGTCTTTAGTGATATTCGCGGTATGGGGCTGCTTATTGGCGCCGGGCTGAAGCCGACATTCCGGGGTAAGGCGCGGGATATTCTGTACGCCGCGGCAGAGGCCGGGGTGATGGTGCTCAATGCCGGGCCGGATGTGATGCGTTTTACACCGGCGCTCAATATTGACGACAGGGATATTGACGACGGGATGGCCCGCTTTGCGGATGCGGTTGCCCGGGTGGCTCAGGGCCTGTAG
- a CDS encoding YhfG family protein, with product MGRKLTDRQKTRLWERVRARNFQASQQLEGFTAPLVIPDPAHPLEEALKAARRRYG from the coding sequence ATGGGCAGAAAACTGACTGACCGGCAAAAAACACGGCTCTGGGAGCGGGTGCGCGCGCGTAATTTTCAGGCCAGCCAGCAGCTGGAGGGGTTTACGGCTCCCCTGGTGATCCCGGACCCGGCGCACCCCCTGGAAGAGGCGCTGAAAGCCGCGAGGAGGCGCTATGGCTGA
- a CDS encoding putative adenosine monophosphate-protein transferase Fic encodes MNDTFGEVRDPYFWSGSEVLRNRLDIRDAARLQEAEMTFSALRVTTLGLGPVRRGLPHLCHIHHQLFQDIYSWAGKLREVDIYRGDTRFCHFAYLEKEGNAVMRGLEEENYLAGLEQDAFTRRLAHFYCEVNVLHPFRTGNGRAERIFFEQLAIHAGYSLDWRGLDIARWREANQLGAMGDLAPLVTIFSKVISAAHETE; translated from the coding sequence ATGAACGACACGTTCGGCGAAGTGCGCGACCCGTATTTCTGGTCCGGCAGTGAGGTACTGCGCAACCGGCTGGATATCCGCGATGCCGCGCGCCTGCAGGAGGCGGAAATGACCTTCAGCGCGCTGCGGGTGACAACACTGGGGCTGGGGCCGGTGCGCCGCGGGCTCCCCCACCTGTGCCATATCCACCACCAGCTGTTCCAGGATATCTACAGCTGGGCCGGTAAACTGCGCGAGGTAGATATTTACCGGGGCGATACCCGGTTTTGCCACTTTGCCTACCTGGAAAAGGAAGGGAACGCGGTGATGCGTGGCCTGGAGGAGGAGAATTACCTGGCGGGCCTGGAGCAGGATGCCTTTACCCGGCGTCTGGCGCACTTTTACTGTGAGGTGAATGTGCTGCATCCGTTTCGTACCGGTAATGGCCGCGCCGAGCGGATCTTCTTTGAGCAGCTGGCGATCCACGCCGGGTACAGCCTTGACTGGCGCGGGCTGGATATTGCCCGCTGGCGTGAGGCAAACCAGCTGGGGGCGATGGGGGATCTGGCCCCGCTGGTGACCATATTCAGTAAAGTGATAAGCGCTGCGCACGAAACTGAGTAG
- the pabA gene encoding aminodeoxychorismate synthase component 2, protein MLLLIDNYDSFTWNLYQYFCELGSEVVVRRNDTLSLDEIAAMGPEKLVISPGPCTPTEAGISLAAITHFAGQLPILGVCLGHQAIAQAFGARIVRAGQVMHGKTSPVTHHHQGVFHGLNNPLTVTRYHSLVVEPGSLPDCFEVTARSDDGEIMGIRHREWDLEGVQFHPESILSEQGHALLANFLRR, encoded by the coding sequence ATGCTGCTGTTGATCGATAACTACGATTCGTTTACCTGGAACCTGTATCAGTATTTTTGTGAGCTGGGAAGTGAGGTGGTGGTCCGGCGCAATGACACCCTGAGCCTTGACGAGATAGCCGCCATGGGGCCAGAGAAGCTGGTTATCTCCCCGGGCCCCTGTACCCCGACCGAAGCGGGGATCTCCCTGGCGGCAATTACGCATTTTGCCGGGCAGCTACCCATACTCGGTGTCTGCCTGGGCCACCAGGCCATAGCCCAGGCGTTCGGTGCCCGTATTGTGCGGGCCGGGCAGGTGATGCACGGTAAAACATCGCCGGTGACGCATCATCATCAGGGGGTTTTTCATGGCCTGAATAACCCGCTGACTGTCACCCGCTACCACTCGCTGGTGGTGGAGCCCGGCTCCCTGCCGGACTGTTTCGAGGTGACCGCCCGTAGCGATGACGGTGAAATTATGGGGATCCGCCACCGGGAGTGGGATCTGGAAGGGGTGCAGTTCCACCCGGAAAGCATCCTCAGCGAGCAGGGCCACGCGCTGCTGGCCAATTTCCTCAGGCGCTGA